In a single window of the Anaerolineales bacterium genome:
- a CDS encoding aminotransferase class I/II-fold pyridoxal phosphate-dependent enzyme — protein sequence MHRSRRMRNLKPYPFAKMAEAIASLRARGTEVIRMDIGSPDMPPADHILAAAERAVRDPRLHGYPAFGYGTPSLLEAVSEYYQRRFQVPLDPKREVTALIGSKEGIFHLAQALLEPGDVALIPDPGYPVYRIAVEWAGAEAHLLPLKRENGFLPDWNSIPAEVLARTRMLWLNYPNNPTGAVAGREFYAGALDFARRNGILLCHDAAYCDVAFDGFLPMSVLELPDAKSCAVEFTSVSKTYNMAGWRLGFLSGNSEAVSALRRLKGNVDSGIFPAVAAAGEAALRGDQTWLAARNAIYARRGKRILEGLAAAGLRAEPVRASMYIWASVPRGSTAAAFADAFLRETGVCFAPGTFFGGEGEGYLRISLATPTERVEQAVGRMKEWNRNG from the coding sequence ATGCATCGTTCCCGCCGCATGCGCAATCTCAAGCCGTATCCCTTTGCAAAAATGGCGGAGGCGATCGCCTCGCTCCGCGCCCGCGGAACGGAGGTGATCCGGATGGACATCGGCTCGCCGGACATGCCGCCGGCGGATCATATCCTCGCGGCGGCGGAACGGGCGGTCCGCGATCCGCGTCTGCACGGCTACCCCGCGTTCGGATACGGCACGCCCTCGCTCCTGGAAGCGGTTTCGGAATACTACCAGCGGCGATTCCAGGTTCCGCTGGATCCCAAGCGGGAGGTCACCGCGCTGATCGGCTCCAAGGAAGGAATATTCCACCTCGCACAGGCTCTGCTGGAACCGGGCGACGTGGCGCTGATCCCCGACCCGGGCTATCCCGTCTACCGCATCGCGGTGGAATGGGCCGGCGCCGAGGCGCACCTCCTGCCGCTTAAGCGCGAAAACGGTTTCCTTCCGGATTGGAATTCGATCCCGGCGGAGGTCCTGGCCCGGACGCGGATGCTGTGGCTCAATTATCCGAACAATCCCACCGGAGCCGTCGCCGGGAGGGAATTCTACGCGGGGGCGCTGGATTTCGCCCGCCGGAACGGCATCCTTCTCTGCCACGACGCCGCCTATTGCGACGTGGCCTTCGACGGTTTTCTGCCGATGAGCGTTCTCGAACTGCCGGATGCTAAATCCTGCGCCGTCGAATTCACCTCCGTCTCGAAGACGTACAACATGGCCGGCTGGCGGCTGGGCTTCCTGTCCGGGAATTCCGAAGCGGTCTCCGCGCTGCGGCGTCTGAAAGGCAATGTCGATTCCGGAATCTTCCCGGCGGTGGCCGCGGCGGGAGAAGCCGCCCTGCGCGGGGATCAGACCTGGCTGGCCGCGCGCAATGCGATCTACGCCCGGAGGGGGAAAAGGATCTTGGAAGGGTTGGCCGCGGCGGGATTGCGCGCCGAGCCGGTCCGGGCTTCGATGTACATTTGGGCGTCCGTACCCCGCGGATCCACCGCCGCGGCTTTTGCGGATGCTTTCCTGCGGGAGACCGGGGTGTGTTTTGCCCCCGGGACCTTTTTTGGAGGAGAAGGCGAGGGCTATTTGCGGATTTCGTTGGCAACGCCGACGGAACGGGTGGAGCAGGCGGTTGGAAGAATGAAGGAATGGAATAGAAACGGGTAA
- a CDS encoding DUF1385 domain-containing protein, with translation MNSKSEVRGKSETPAQPFSYGGQAVLEGVMMRGRRTMAVSVRRPDGEIQTEVRPLGGIYQSRIAKIPILRGVLLLWDTVGLGWQSLEFSAQVQGEKPIGKGEWILTVLASLVVLVGVFFLVPAAVGAWMESALRVSSIVGNAAEGVIRLVLLILYLVLVGRMPEIARVFAYHGAEHKTVHAYEAGVPLTPESVEAFSKEHPRCGTSFLVVIGILAIVLFAFAGPMPFLWRIITRLMGIPVLVAFGYEYLRLSARIKNPALARILAAPGVWTQSLTTRPPDRAMLEVAITALQAVRRVEEPPAEAPSAAETASETMPLSASEHEAVP, from the coding sequence ATGAACTCAAAAAGTGAAGTGCGCGGAAAATCCGAAACTCCGGCTCAGCCGTTTTCCTACGGCGGCCAGGCGGTTCTGGAAGGCGTAATGATGCGCGGGCGCCGGACGATGGCGGTTTCGGTCCGCCGCCCCGACGGGGAGATCCAAACCGAAGTCCGGCCGTTGGGAGGAATCTACCAAAGCCGCATCGCCAAGATCCCGATCCTGCGCGGCGTGCTGCTGTTGTGGGATACGGTGGGGCTGGGCTGGCAGAGCCTGGAGTTTTCCGCCCAGGTTCAAGGGGAGAAACCCATCGGCAAAGGCGAATGGATCCTCACCGTCCTGGCTTCCCTGGTCGTTCTGGTCGGAGTCTTCTTCCTGGTTCCGGCCGCCGTTGGGGCGTGGATGGAGAGTGCCTTGCGCGTGTCCTCGATTGTCGGAAACGCGGCGGAGGGCGTGATCCGCCTGGTACTGCTGATCCTTTACCTCGTGCTGGTCGGTCGGATGCCCGAAATCGCCCGGGTGTTCGCCTACCACGGCGCGGAGCACAAAACCGTCCACGCCTACGAAGCCGGGGTGCCGTTGACGCCCGAATCCGTGGAGGCGTTCTCCAAGGAGCATCCGCGCTGCGGGACGTCCTTCCTGGTGGTGATCGGCATTCTGGCGATCGTCCTCTTCGCATTTGCCGGACCGATGCCTTTCTTATGGAGGATTATCACCCGCCTGATGGGAATTCCGGTTCTGGTAGCCTTCGGCTATGAATACCTGCGGTTGTCGGCGCGGATAAAAAATCCCGCATTGGCGCGGATCCTCGCCGCTCCCGGCGTGTGGACCCAGTCCTTGACCACGCGCCCGCCGGACCGGGCGATGCTGGAAGTAGCCATCACGGCTCTGCAGGCCGTTCGCCGGGTGGAAGAGCCGCCAGCGGAGGCGCCGTCGGCCGCGGAAACTGCCTCTGAGACGATGCCCCTGTCGGCGTCCGAGCACGAAGCCGTCCCGTAG
- a CDS encoding dipeptidase, translating to MEKAIAFARSNRNRILRDLNELLEIPSISTLSEYAAETQRAAEWLLYRLLKLGFEARLLPTEGPPLVYGFRAAADPSAPVVLLYGHYDVQPPEPLEEWVTPPFSPSVREENLYARGASDMKGPLMAYLAALESILAVDTLPVNVKVIFEGEEEVGSPHLETALIQNKQLLRCDAVLNCDTLILRPDLPTIVYGLRGLAYFELRLETADHDLHSGLFGGVVPNAGQILCELIAGMHDAKGRVTLPGFYDDVLPLDAEERAQLARVPWEEDEFLAQSTGFGINGEEGYTVVERIGARPTLEVNGLLCGFTGEGSKTVLPARSMAKLSMRLVPNQKPEAVKRQLEEYLRAHAPAWLRWEVTDLAGSPAGIVRRDTREMQAAIRALEGAFGVRPVFAREGGSVPVVSLIQEVLGRESIMMGISLPDDNLHAPNEKLHLPILWRGIEAYIRFFYELKK from the coding sequence ATGGAAAAAGCGATCGCTTTCGCCCGCTCCAACCGCAACCGGATCCTTCGCGACCTGAACGAACTGCTCGAGATTCCCAGCATCTCGACCCTTTCCGAGTACGCCGCGGAAACCCAGCGGGCGGCGGAGTGGCTTTTGTACCGGCTGCTCAAACTCGGATTTGAGGCGCGCCTGCTTCCAACGGAAGGTCCGCCGCTCGTGTACGGTTTTCGCGCCGCCGCCGATCCTTCCGCGCCGGTGGTCCTGCTCTACGGGCATTACGACGTTCAACCGCCCGAGCCGCTGGAAGAGTGGGTGACGCCGCCGTTCTCCCCGTCGGTGCGGGAGGAGAACCTCTATGCCCGGGGCGCTTCGGACATGAAGGGCCCGCTGATGGCTTATTTGGCGGCGCTGGAATCGATTCTGGCGGTTGACACGCTGCCGGTGAACGTAAAGGTCATCTTCGAAGGGGAAGAGGAAGTGGGGTCGCCGCACCTCGAAACCGCGCTGATCCAAAACAAACAACTGTTGCGCTGCGACGCCGTGCTCAACTGCGACACGCTGATCCTTCGGCCGGATTTGCCGACCATCGTATACGGACTGCGCGGACTGGCCTATTTTGAACTGCGGCTGGAGACGGCGGACCACGACCTGCACTCCGGCCTGTTCGGCGGAGTCGTCCCGAACGCCGGCCAGATTCTCTGCGAACTCATCGCCGGGATGCACGACGCCAAAGGGCGGGTGACTCTGCCGGGTTTCTACGACGACGTCCTGCCGCTGGATGCCGAAGAGCGCGCCCAGCTTGCCCGCGTGCCCTGGGAGGAAGATGAGTTCCTTGCCCAATCGACCGGTTTCGGCATTAACGGCGAGGAAGGCTACACGGTTGTGGAACGAATCGGCGCGCGGCCGACGCTCGAGGTGAACGGACTGCTGTGCGGATTCACCGGCGAAGGCTCGAAGACCGTCCTTCCGGCGCGGTCGATGGCCAAGCTATCGATGCGCCTGGTGCCCAATCAAAAGCCGGAAGCGGTGAAGCGCCAGCTGGAGGAATACCTGCGGGCCCATGCTCCGGCTTGGCTGCGCTGGGAAGTGACCGACCTGGCCGGCAGCCCAGCCGGCATTGTCCGGCGCGACACGCGCGAGATGCAGGCCGCGATCCGGGCGCTGGAAGGAGCCTTCGGCGTACGGCCGGTCTTCGCCCGCGAGGGCGGCAGCGTCCCGGTTGTCTCGCTGATCCAGGAGGTGCTGGGCCGGGAATCGATCATGATGGGGATCAGCCTGCCCGACGACAACCTCCACGCCCCGAACGAAAAACTCCACCTGCCGATCCTGTGGCGCGGGATCGAGGCGTACATCCGGTTTTTCTATGAACTCAAAAAGTGA
- a CDS encoding zinc ribbon domain-containing protein: MPSGESVLPAAYAQVAAATAGAFLAALWLSLILWTVKDVRARTDDRLAQILAVACAALLTIPGWLLYLLLRPARTLEAEYQSSLEEEALLASLAGRLSCPGCGRQVDSDWRICPTCSTVLRKACPDCGRMLDLSWNVCPYCGTAAAVPEGEPPME; encoded by the coding sequence ATGCCGTCTGGAGAGAGCGTTTTGCCCGCCGCCTACGCCCAAGTGGCCGCCGCGACCGCCGGCGCGTTTCTTGCCGCGCTCTGGCTGAGTCTGATCCTCTGGACCGTCAAAGACGTCCGCGCCCGCACCGACGACCGATTGGCGCAAATACTCGCCGTGGCGTGCGCGGCGCTGTTGACAATCCCGGGATGGCTGTTGTACCTCCTCCTGCGCCCCGCGCGGACCCTGGAGGCAGAGTACCAGTCCAGCTTGGAGGAGGAGGCTCTGCTGGCTTCGCTCGCCGGCCGGTTGAGCTGTCCCGGCTGCGGCCGGCAGGTGGATTCCGATTGGCGGATCTGCCCCACCTGCTCGACCGTCCTGCGCAAAGCCTGTCCGGACTGCGGCCGGATGCTCGACCTCTCCTGGAACGTCTGCCCGTATTGCGGAACGGCGGCAGCGGTTCCGGAGGGCGAACCTCCGATGGAATAA
- a CDS encoding transglutaminase domain-containing protein, which translates to MRIFSFAAAYFDWPEGPRVRGTPSAREACRRRVGGCAELANLAVALARADGGPARTVTGLLFPTWRPPLYPQTKNWLSPAGAHAWMEIRDGETWTFVDPSWESNLPGGIFWFGRTIGAHLEYGEASAAEAGVSMAPSVTVRKGWAPRWIASALLYAALVLLAGLIERRFPPDKTRSRL; encoded by the coding sequence TTGCGGATCTTTTCGTTTGCGGCGGCATACTTCGATTGGCCGGAAGGCCCCCGCGTGCGAGGGACTCCGTCCGCACGCGAAGCCTGCCGCCGACGGGTGGGGGGATGCGCGGAATTAGCGAATCTTGCGGTGGCGCTCGCGCGTGCCGACGGCGGTCCGGCCCGAACGGTTACGGGGCTGTTGTTTCCGACATGGCGGCCTCCTCTGTACCCCCAAACAAAAAACTGGCTCAGCCCGGCCGGCGCGCACGCCTGGATGGAGATCCGGGACGGTGAGACGTGGACCTTCGTGGATCCCAGTTGGGAATCGAACCTGCCCGGCGGGATATTCTGGTTCGGTAGGACGATCGGAGCCCATCTGGAGTACGGGGAAGCCTCGGCGGCGGAGGCCGGCGTTTCGATGGCGCCTTCCGTCACGGTCCGCAAAGGATGGGCCCCGCGCTGGATCGCTTCCGCATTGTTGTATGCCGCGTTGGTGTTGCTGGCCGGGCTGATCGAGAGGCGGTTTCCGCCGGACAAAACGCGGTCCCGGTTGTAG